CCTCTGGGTCGACGTTTCCTGGCCCGTGCTCCAGTCTTTCCTGTCCGAACGGGTTGACCAGATGGTGAGGGAAGGGTTGGTTGAAGAGGTGAGGAGCCTGTACAGCCCCGAGGGTGATTACAACAGGGGAAATAGGCGATCAATTGGGGTCCCTGAGATGGACCAGTACTTCCGAGCTGAGGCCACTGCTGACGATCAGACCCGCAAGAGGCTTCTGGAGGCATGCATTGCCAAGATCAAGGAGAACACTAGCATTTTGACCCAACGGCAGCTCCAAAAGATTCACCGGCTCAACAGCTTGTGGAACTGGAGTATTCATCGGATCGATGCCACAGAGGTTTTTTCGAAACGGGGGAAACTGGAGGCTGATGAGGCATGGAAGAGGCTTATTGGGGGGCCGAGTGCCGTGATCGTCGGCAATTTCCTGTTCAATGAGCAATCCGCGGGCATTCCAATATTGCCTACTACAAGAAATATCCAAAGTACTGAGGGTCAGTAACCGTTAGAAAATCGTTCAAAAAGGCCCTTTTGGAGGGAATTATTTCCCTCCAAAAAACCGCCCACTGAAATATTTCCTAGGAGTTTGCTGGGGAATTTTagggttttaattttttagatgAATAATTGTAATGAACTGGACTGAATGAAAAATGGATGGGTAGCAGAGGACGGtgaagaggaaggagaagaaggattTACGCAAGAAtgtagagagaaagagagagagagagatgaagcAATTTCCTATATTTTTCATAGCACACCATGATATTTCTACATCAATAGCTTTATCCATGGATCTGATGACCACTCCAGCTCATATTCCCCCCGTGTAACTAACCAAGTTAGGAGAATTAAAAGTATGCCCATGTGTTTCTACTTTTTTTCCACTCTCGCTCACGTCACTATTTTATTACACTTTGCCCTTTTACTTCTAATCCATGACATTCCCTCCCCTTCAGGACCCTTGTCGACAAGGCTGAACTGAGGAAAACGCAACCTCAATTCATCTGCATATTCCCAAGTAGCATCAACTGGAGAGGTATTAGACCAATGCACAAGCAACTGTGCCGCAACCTTATTACCCCTTTTCACCATTCTACATTCCAGTATGGCCAGAGGCTGCAAAGGCCTGCCTTCCCACGCATCATTAGATATGGGCAGCTCTGAAGAACAGTTAGTCACGCCTATAGCATTCTTCAGCTGAGACACATGGAAGACTGGATGTACTTGTGCTGAACTTGGTAGTTTAAGTTTGTAGGCCACCTTCCCAATTCTGTCTGCAATCTGATAAGGGCCATAGTACTTAGGAGACAGCTTCTTCGAGCCTCTAGCAGTGACTGTCCCTAGTCTATAAGGCTGCAATTTGAGAAAAACCATATCTCCAAATAGAGAACCCCCTGTCTGATCTCCTTTTATTTGCTCATAGTTTCATCTTGTTCTGAGCTCTCTGGAGATGGTGTTTGAGGGTCTATAACATACCTTTTCTATCCCTCATATACGTATCAACTGCTGCAACTACAGAATCACGAAGGAAGTATAACATGTGCAGTGGGGGCTAAAATCCATACAAGCTTTCAAAAGCGGTCAATCCAGTGGAACTATGGTACGTGGTGTTATAACACCATTTTGCCAGTAGAAGCCATTTGGCCCAAGAAGCAGGTTTGTCTCCAATCATGCATCTCAAGTAAGTTTCTAAGCACTTGTTGATGATCTCGGATTGTCCATCTGTCTAAGGATGATAAGCAGACGAAGCCAAGAAAGCCACTCCCTATAACTTGAACAGATCTTGCTATAAGTTACTTAGGAATATAGGGTTCCTGTCACTCACAATTATTCAGGCATGCCATGGAGTGTAAATACATTCTTCAGGAAAGCCTAAGCCACAGAGGCAGCTGAGTAGGGCTGAGAGAGAGCCATAAAGTGGACATACTTCGTGCATCTATCCACCACCACAAAGATCACCTCCTTTCCAATGATTTGGGAAGCCCTTCATTGAAATCCATATTGATATTAGTAAAGAATAACCTTAGGCATAGCCAAAGGTAGGAGACCTGGATAAGCTAAGTCTTCTGCCTTGTTCTGTTGGTAGGTTTGGCACTCCCTTACAAATTGTCTTGCCTCCACATCCCTTTTCCAGTATAATAAGCTAGCAATCCTCTTGGTTTTGGCTTGAGCTCCAGAATGCCCCTCACTAAACTAGAATGGTACATTGAGATGATCTCCCTTTGCAATGCTACATCGTTTCCCACCACTAGTTTTCCCTGCTTTCTCAATTGCTCCTTTTGCTAGGTGAATTTATGATGGGAGGACTTGTCATCCTTCAAGTCACTGATGGGTTGCTGTAATCTTGGATCATTTTTCTAGTTCTCCTGAATCTTTCCAAAGAACCCAATAGAGATCACTGACACAACCATGAGCAAGAGCTCTTGACTAGTTACACGAGAGAAAGCATCAGCCACTAtgttctcttttccttttttgctgCTAATCTCATAGCTATATCCTAGTAACTTGGCCAACCAAGTGTGCTATAATGGTGTATTCAACCTCTGCCCTAGCAGGTATTTCAAACTTCGGTGGTCTCTCTTGATGATGAAATGCCTTCCCCTGAGATAATGACCACACTTCTTTATTGCATAAAGTATAGCAAAAAGTTCCCGGTCATAAATCGATAGGGCTTGATGCTTAGGGGCCAATACTTTACTGATATAAACTATAGGGTGTCCTTCTTGGATGAACACTGCCCCAATTCCTACCCCTGATGCATCAGTCTCAACCACaaacttttttgaaaaatcaggTAGTGCTAGGACATGAGTAGTGGTCATAGTTTCCTTAAGCCTACTAAAGGCCACCTATGCTACCTTAGTCCATTGGAAGAAATCCTTCTTCAGAAGATTCGTGAGAGGTCTGAAGATGCTGTCATAATTCTTTACAAATCTTCTATAGTAACTTAAGTGAGGCACAAGAATCCCCGTAACTGCTTAATAGCTCGAGAAACATGCCAATCTTGTATTGTCTTAAGCTTCCTGGGGTTAGTGGACACACCAGTTGCCGACACATAGTGCCCCAGACACTTCACCTTATCCTCCCCAAAACCACATTTAGATCTCTTAGCAAATAAAGAATGCGTCCTCAAAGTAGTGAAACTATCTTTAAGTGTTCCAAGTGTTGCTGCCAATCTTGACTGTAAATCAAAATCTCATAAAAAAAGACCAACACAAACTTCCTGAGGTATGGTTTGAACACCTCTTTCATCAATCCCTAAAAGGTTGAAGGAGCATTGGTGAGCCCAAAGGGCACAACTAAGAGCTCATAATGGCCCTCATGAGTCCTGAAAAGCCGTCTTATACGCATATGGCCCATACATTCTTAGATGGTGGTATCCAGACCTCAAATCAATCTTCGAGAAGGCTGAGGACGCATGTAGTTCATCTAACAACTCCTCCACTGAGGGAATAGGAAACTTGTCCTTGATAGTTAGAGTTTTGGGTCTCCTATAGTCCACACACATCCTCCAAGTATTATCCTTTTTCACTAGTACCACTAGAGAAGAAAATGTACCGTGGCTTGGCTGAATGACTCCCCCCCTCCATCATCTCTGTTGTCATCTTCTCAATGATGTCTTTCTGCAAGGCAAGATACTTGTAAGGTCTAATGTTGACAAGCTGTGACCCTTCCTTCAAGGGAATCATGTGGTCTTGAGCCCTTTTGGGAGGTAGGCCCTTTCGTTCCtcgaaaatgtcttcaaattCTTTGGGTAATGCTGCCAGCTCAGGATCTTTGCTCTTTCTTATACTGTTGTTATCATGTAACTTATTTGAGTCAGCCAACTGCAGGCTGCACAACTGGATCACAGTTAATTGGTCACTTTTTTGTAGTAATTTCTCCCTCCCCATCAATGGTCTTTAATTCTTCATCATCGCTCCCTTTTAACAGACTATCCTTCTCTTTAAACTTAAATCTCATCTGTAACTCCTTGAAATTCCATAGAATATCCCCCAAGGTGGCTAACCATTGTACTCCTAATACCATCTCATAGTTGTCTAGTGCCAATAATAATATGTCAATTGTGTACTCATTCCCTTGCATCTCCCACTTAAACCTCCAGCATACTCAATAACTCACATGGTTTGAAAGCTACGAGTTCCTAGTAGTGCATTGAGGAATGTTTGGGGTGTATTGATCTCTTGTACCTCTTCTCTCCCAATCTCTACCTCCACTTCTTTTTCTACAAACTCTACTTCAATAAGGAAAGCATGTCTTCTAGAATACTTATGTCCTGGTGTAAACGTCTCATCACACCAGAAACACAAGTTGTTTGCTCGTTTTTCATCCATTTCCTTGTGAGAGagggttctatgggttttgtTTAGAGAGAGGGTTGTGGTTCTTTAGGGTGGAATACTTGGTAATGGCATAATAACATTGCCTATGGTTTTTGGTAGGTAGGTTGTGGTTGCTTTGGATATGACAGGTGAGTTCATCTGTGATGGTGTAGCAGTTGTAGTGGGAAGTTTAGCTAGactagaagaagaaaaaagattatGTAGCTTTAGGGCAGGGGACCCTAGTTTGTGGGGAGCACTATAGGTCAAATCCTACAACTTAGCTAAGGAATACGCTTGAGATTGGGTGTGGGATGAAACATACATACTAGCAATTGAATCTCGATTTTTAGTCCCCTAAAGAAATGGCTAAGAGCATCAATTTCTCTAATAACTACCTTGTTGAGCAATTAATCAAACTCGCCCATATAGTCCCCCAGAGACCCTGATTACCTCAAATTCTCGAGGCCAACCATAGGATCCTCATACCCCGTGTCTCCAAAACGAGGTACAATTGCTGCTACATACTATTCCCATCTCACTACCTTGCAACCAATGACCTCATGTACAATTGGTGCCACTGCAGGCTCGTCCCTCCAAATGGATCACTACAAGCTTCAATTTAAACTCATCAGCTATCCTATCCACTTCAGAGAACTGTTCACATCGGTATAACCAATCCTTTACTCCATCTCCCCCAGACCTCGGAAATTCAAGTTTATGAATCCTAGTGGCAGCATAATATTGACGAACATCGGCTCCCATGGGAAAGTGGGAAGTGGATTTTAACTCACCAGCTTGCAGTTATTGCATTCAACGATTATGTTCCAGTGTGAGTCCACTAATCAACTCAAATAGTTGATTGATCCTGCCGTTGGTATTGCTCTTGAGCTTAATTATCACCTTGTCTTGCTCCTCTAAGGCCATGGCTAGTTTGTTGATGTCCTGTGCATGGGTTCCTACCACTATAGGTGCTAGTAaggggctctgataccaattgtaATGAACTGGATTGAATGAAGAATGGATGGATAGCAAAGGACAGTTCaaaggaaggaaaagaaagattgACGCAAGaatgtagagagagagagagatgaagcaattttatgtatttttcatAGCATATCATGGCATTTTTACATCAATAGCTTTATACATGGATCTGATGACTACTCTAGCTCATATTCCCCCCATGTAACTAACCAAGTCGGAAGAATTAACAGTATGCCCATATGTTTCTACTTTTTTTCCACTCTCACCCACATCTCTATTTTATTACAATTTGCCCCTTTTATTTCTAATCAATGACAATAATTGAATGCATGAGTACCATGTTCAAAGATATAATCCATCGTAATCCATAACGACCTGATCCAAGCATACATTCCACAGTTTAACTGGTAAACTGACACAGCAAAACCTAAAATTGTGatctgttgattcgcgcacgaataccagaCAACAACATTCTatcacctgttgattctacgaataccagaaataggcatcaaactcgaaaacAAATTTGAGATTGGAAGAAAGAGCATGGTAGCTCcacaactttattgataaattcGAAATTCAACTGCtcaaccctagggttgtacaaagcttaaataggtcTTAAAAACGCTTAAATTGCACAATAAACataaactttcctaaaattataaaaacgtcctaaataacataaattaCCTATtggaggccctaaacgatggaatttgccttaaatatcgaaaaatcataGCAAAGTGGTGaattttgctccggaggccgtttccttcgaaatagggtcatcagaacctatttttctccaagtaCCGACTTGCCGCCTCTTCtaccgcatcattctcccttGGGTGGAAAGAATTCGCCCTCGAATTGTCCTCTTCCAAGCTGTCACCCGTGcaaggaatcaggtgcttcacattaaacacatcaGCAGTACAAATGTAGCTAGGAAGCTTAAGCCGATATGCATTCGAATTAATCTTCTCTATAACCTCTACCGGCCCAATCTTCCTTGCTGAAAGCTTGTTGTACTCCCCAGCTGGATATCGATCCTTAGTAGGAATTGCCCACACATAATCACCCACTTCAAATTCCACTGCTTGATGAAATGTTCAAACACTGCTTGATGAATCTCTCGCAAGCTATCCACAAAATCTGCTGCCTTACCATGAACTTTAGATCTGTTAGGTAAATGAATTAAACCCAGAGGACCCTCGAGAACAGTAGCATACACAACCTAGAAATGGCTAAAACCCATGCTACGATTGACTGCATGATTATGGTCAAACTCAGCTTGGCACAACTTGAGATCCCAACTCTTCACATGCTCCCCCACCAGACTTCGCAGCAAGTTACCCAACGACCGATTCACGACCTCAGTTTGCCCATCGGTTTGGGGATGATAAGCACTGCTGAATTGCAGCTGTGTATCCACCATCTTCCATAAACTACGCCAAAAGTGGCTAAGGAACTGGGTATCCCGATAAAAAACAATGGACTTTGGTAATCCATGAAGATGATACACCTCACGAAAGTA
Above is a window of Punica granatum isolate Tunisia-2019 chromosome 7, ASM765513v2, whole genome shotgun sequence DNA encoding:
- the LOC116215285 gene encoding adenylate isopentenyltransferase 5, chloroplastic-like, whose amino-acid sequence is MNAAAVSAAYMPVQSLVMNFQGEAKARDPFCRQKVVFVMGATGTGKSRLAIDLATRYPAEVINSDKMQVYKGLDIVTNKVKEEEWRGVPHHLMSFVDPDSDFTATDFRYHASKALQTIYSRGRIPIIAGGSNSFIDALVNDDPEFRLMHDCCFLWVDVSWPVLQSFLSERVDQMVREGLVEEVRSLYSPEGDYNRGNRRSIGVPEMDQYFRAEATADDQTRKRLLEACIAKIKENTSILTQRQLQKIHRLNSLWNWSIHRIDATEVFSKRGKLEADEAWKRLIGGPSAVIVGNFLFNEQSAGIPILPTTRNIQSTEGQ